Part of the Hydrogenoanaerobacterium saccharovorans genome, GTCCTCTATATCTCCGTCTATTTACGAGGCTGCAGCGGTAGACGGAGCAAACACATGGAAGGTTTTTACGCGGATTACTATGCCCAATTTACTGCCATCGCTATACACCATTACGGTACTGTCGTTTCTCAATTCCTTTAAGGTGTTTCGCGAGGCTTACCTTGTTGCGGGCGATTATCCACACAGCAGTATGTATTTATTGCAGCATTTATTCAACAACTGGTTTCGCGATTTGCAAATGGATAAACTTTCTGCCGCCGCAGTACTGACGGCACTGATTATAATGGGGCTCATTTTATTGCTGCGCCGCGCATGGGAGGAAAAATGTGAATGAAAAAATCGGCTGTAACATTGCTTTTACCTGCCCTGCTTGCCGTGCTGGTGTGGATGCCGCTGCTCTTTTTGGCGGGCGGTTCTTTTATGGGAGTAGTGGAACTTACCGAAAATTTGGCTCCTATACTTACCGATTCTTCGGGCTACGCTTCTTGGAGACTATTACCCCAATTCCCTACACTGCGCCCGTATATTGAACTTTTGCTCGATTCACCGCAGTTTTTTGTGATGTTTTGGAATTCGGTGAAACTGACACTTTGCATTCTTGCAGGTCAGTTTTTGGTGGCGGTGCCTGCAGCATGGGGCTTTGCGCAATATAGGTTTCCGTTCAAAAACTTTTTATTTACTTTATATGTGGTACTTATGCTGATGCCTTTTCAAGTAATGATGGTTTCAAGTTACCTTGTTTTGGACCGTTTCAGCCTTTTGGATACCCACGCTGCAATTATCCTGCCCGCAGTGTTTTCTACGTTCCCCGTATTCATCATGCACCGCTTTTTTTGCAGTATTCCAAACGCGGTTATCGAGTCGGCGGCACTGGACGGAGCAAACAAATTGCAAATCTTTTTGTATATGGGTGTACCGCTGGGTGCCCCCGGCATTCTCTCTGCACTGGTGCTTGGCTTTCTCGAATACTGGAGCCTTATCGAGCAGCCGCTTACCTTTTTGCGCAATAAAACTTTGTGGCCCTTATCGCTTTATTTGCCCAACATTACCGCAGATAAAGCAGGGCTGGCACTTGCCGCCTCGGTGGTGATGCTTATCCCCGCTATACTGGTATTTTTATATGGGCAAAGCTATCTTGAACAGGGCATTATTGCAGCGAGTGTAAAAGAGTAACCAATGTACATTACAATGCGACTATAAGAGGATATTATGATGAAACTAATGCAACTGCTGAATTATAAAACAGATAAAGAACGCTCACGAACCATAAAAGCAAAAGCGCTGCGATGGATGGCGGGTTTTTTCGCATTGATGATTTTGTGCACGGTGCTTTCGCGCACGGCAGATTCGCTCACCGTCGCAGTTGTTGAGGCAGAAAAGCCCAAACAAGGCGCGATTATCCATACCATTACTGCAAACGGCAAACTAGAGGCAGGTGCCGAATTGCCTGTGGTTACATTCCCTGAGGTACTTGTACAAAGTGTGCAGGTAGATGAGGGTGCAAAGGTGGCGGCAGGAGATGTATTATTTACACTGGATATCGAGGAACTGAAAGAAAAACTGTTAGTAACACAGCTGCAACAGCAAAAACTCAGCCTGCAGCTTGAAAACTACCGCCGTACTGCATCTTTGGGCGAAGAACGTGCCAAAGAAGATTTTGATGTTGCGGTAGATAACACCGATCAAGATGTGCTGCGAGCAGAGTCGGATAAAAACGCCGCTAAAAAAGAGATGTACCGTTATAAAGACGCCTATGAAGATGTTATTGCCGGTTGGAACGGCAACGACTACATTCCGCCTGAGGATGCGGACTATGATATCATGAGAGAATACCGCGCGCTTAAAGAGAATTATCACTCAAAACAACGTGCATTCAACGATGCACTAAACAAACAAACCAATGATTTACTTGCTGCCAAACGTGCGCTGGACGACGCTAAAACTGCCGATATTCAGGCAAAACTGGTCGCGATCGACTACCGT contains:
- a CDS encoding carbohydrate ABC transporter permease encodes the protein MKKSAVTLLLPALLAVLVWMPLLFLAGGSFMGVVELTENLAPILTDSSGYASWRLLPQFPTLRPYIELLLDSPQFFVMFWNSVKLTLCILAGQFLVAVPAAWGFAQYRFPFKNFLFTLYVVLMLMPFQVMMVSSYLVLDRFSLLDTHAAIILPAVFSTFPVFIMHRFFCSIPNAVIESAALDGANKLQIFLYMGVPLGAPGILSALVLGFLEYWSLIEQPLTFLRNKTLWPLSLYLPNITADKAGLALAASVVMLIPAILVFLYGQSYLEQGIIAASVKE
- a CDS encoding efflux RND transporter periplasmic adaptor subunit, giving the protein MMKLMQLLNYKTDKERSRTIKAKALRWMAGFFALMILCTVLSRTADSLTVAVVEAEKPKQGAIIHTITANGKLEAGAELPVVTFPEVLVQSVQVDEGAKVAAGDVLFTLDIEELKEKLLVTQLQQQKLSLQLENYRRTASLGEERAKEDFDVAVDNTDQDVLRAESDKNAAKKEMYRYKDAYEDVIAGWNGNDYIPPEDADYDIMREYRALKENYHSKQRAFNDALNKQTNDLLAAKRALDDAKTADIQAKLVAIDYRLEQITQTKLKNLIGINGEITAPVDAIVSKVEVEAGNKTADSAAMLITQQSAGLRFTGEIETSKLKYIARGDSAKISLSGVQTPITGLTVESVRSGEDKNTASKVSVLLPAGSGELGMWAEMQVIKKTKNYPTQVPLTALRGSGIDKYVLVLRESETVLGKELTAERINVTVDDSNEESAAVSGLLDSNDPVIVSSNKAIHAGDRVRLQTS